One Bacteroidota bacterium genomic window carries:
- a CDS encoding carboxypeptidase-like regulatory domain-containing protein gives MGFRKTVTLLGFIVLHNLFLHSQVRVSGFVKDKGTGELLVGSHILEQGTHHATITDNNGYFSIIVANNACLEVVYVGYNRLIIKTESITDTIIQVELTSDNLLEEVIVNAPKAQIPNVSSLSIKELQFLPSLGSQPDVLKTIQLLPGIQTTNEGSSLLLVRGGDPGQNQYLIDNTPLIYVNHLGGFTSVFNPDMINNVNVYKGGFPAKYGGKLSSIVDIAQREGSASGLKGSFSIGITDLSFSIEGPIKKKSTFIVTGRTSFLGLFSALLTQVADGNYYTLFYGFHDINAKYSWKPNTKNSVHLNLYQGDDYLHYKMKSSELQEGEKRTTGYIWGNWLLSAKWNTIFSGKLRSANSLSVTRYRLKNSQEFITKTGEGEYDYTKEFLSSIKDFSLFSDWKYNVARNYSLEFGLHSSYLVNLPNQTTQSNQQQQNAEPINALQSSVFVENHFKFLERSYANVGLRLNNYATSNYTAFHVEPRILLNFGLNTTHSVNLSFMRVYQYSHLLFTPGSINNNEIWIPSDQTIQPSYADQYTIGWQANLSEGAYSVEFNLYYKNMANLATYKEGYSTIMGDPNWKSKIETGGKGKSEGLEVFGRKNYGNWTGFLSYTWSHTTREYGNINKGNEFLFDFDRPHSFSTGIIHQLNEKWQVNLAWIYQSGIPYTPAVGRQYTSASGYDAYYHSDIYEALIYGARNSGRLKPYHRLDISFNYSTKTDRGNQAVWTFSVYNAYNRQNPYYYYYNTNAGGEMLPPDYSNDYKPLSLYQISFLPILPSVSYKVYFNGDYHRNKKQNPDQQNNFLKWLFYEN, from the coding sequence ATGGGGTTTAGGAAAACAGTTACTCTTTTAGGTTTTATTGTCCTGCACAATCTTTTTCTGCATTCACAGGTCAGGGTTTCGGGGTTTGTAAAGGATAAAGGCACAGGCGAATTGCTGGTGGGTAGCCATATTCTTGAGCAAGGCACACACCATGCAACCATCACCGACAATAACGGCTACTTTTCTATCATAGTCGCAAACAATGCTTGTTTAGAGGTGGTTTATGTCGGGTATAATCGTTTAATAATTAAAACTGAATCAATAACAGATACAATTATACAGGTTGAGCTAACATCTGATAACCTGTTGGAAGAAGTGATCGTGAATGCCCCAAAAGCACAGATTCCGAATGTTTCCAGCCTTTCGATTAAAGAGTTACAATTTCTTCCATCCTTAGGCTCCCAGCCCGATGTGCTAAAAACTATTCAATTGTTGCCTGGTATTCAAACCACTAACGAAGGTTCCAGTCTATTATTGGTTCGTGGCGGCGATCCCGGGCAGAACCAATATCTGATAGACAATACTCCGTTAATTTATGTCAACCATCTGGGTGGTTTTACCTCGGTTTTTAACCCCGATATGATCAACAATGTGAATGTGTACAAAGGAGGGTTTCCGGCAAAATATGGAGGCAAACTTTCTTCCATTGTAGATATTGCCCAGCGCGAAGGAAGTGCATCGGGCTTAAAAGGTTCATTTAGTATTGGTATTACCGATTTGTCATTCAGCATCGAAGGGCCCATAAAAAAGAAATCGACCTTTATTGTTACAGGCCGAACTTCTTTTCTGGGGCTATTTTCGGCATTGTTAACGCAGGTAGCCGATGGAAACTATTATACCTTATTTTATGGTTTTCACGATATCAATGCAAAGTATAGCTGGAAACCGAATACAAAAAATAGTGTGCACCTCAATTTATACCAGGGCGATGATTACCTTCATTACAAAATGAAGAGCAGCGAACTGCAAGAGGGTGAAAAAAGAACCACAGGCTATATTTGGGGTAATTGGCTGCTATCGGCAAAATGGAATACAATCTTTTCGGGTAAATTACGGTCAGCAAACAGCCTTTCTGTAACGCGTTACAGGCTTAAAAACTCACAGGAGTTTATTACTAAAACAGGTGAGGGCGAGTATGATTATACAAAAGAATTTCTCTCCTCTATAAAAGATTTTTCTTTGTTCTCCGATTGGAAATACAATGTGGCAAGAAACTACTCGCTTGAATTTGGCTTGCATTCATCTTACCTTGTTAATTTACCAAACCAAACTACCCAGAGCAACCAACAGCAGCAGAATGCAGAGCCAATCAATGCCCTTCAATCGAGTGTTTTTGTCGAAAACCATTTTAAATTTCTCGAAAGATCTTATGCCAATGTAGGTCTCAGGCTCAACAATTACGCAACCAGCAACTATACAGCCTTTCACGTTGAACCGCGTATTCTTCTGAACTTTGGGTTGAACACTACCCATTCTGTCAACCTGAGTTTTATGAGGGTGTATCAATATTCGCATCTGTTGTTTACGCCAGGAAGTATCAACAACAACGAAATCTGGATTCCTTCCGACCAAACCATTCAGCCTTCTTATGCCGACCAGTATACAATTGGCTGGCAGGCAAACCTTTCTGAAGGGGCTTATAGTGTGGAATTTAACTTGTATTATAAAAACATGGCCAATCTGGCAACCTATAAAGAAGGATATTCGACCATTATGGGTGATCCGAACTGGAAATCGAAAATTGAAACAGGAGGCAAAGGCAAATCAGAAGGACTGGAGGTTTTTGGCCGAAAGAATTACGGAAACTGGACAGGATTTTTGAGTTATACCTGGTCGCATACCACCCGGGAGTATGGCAATATCAATAAGGGGAATGAATTTTTATTCGATTTCGACCGGCCTCATAGTTTCTCCACAGGAATTATTCACCAACTGAATGAAAAATGGCAGGTAAACCTGGCATGGATCTATCAATCGGGCATACCTTATACACCTGCGGTTGGCAGGCAATATACTTCCGCTTCGGGTTACGATGCCTATTATCATTCCGATATCTATGAAGCCCTTATCTATGGCGCACGCAACAGCGGGCGGTTAAAACCCTATCACCGGCTCGATATTTCGTTTAATTACTCCACTAAAACCGACAGGGGAAACCAGGCCGTATGGACATTTTCGGTGTATAACGCCTATAACAGGCAAAACCCGTATTACTATTACTATAACACCAATGCCGGAGGCGAAATGTTGCCTCCTGATTACTCCAATGACTATAAACCCTTATCGCTCTACCAGATAAGCTTTTTGCCTATCCTACCATCGGTATCCTACAAGGTATATTTCAATGGCGATTACCACAGAAACAAAAAACAAAATCCTGATCAACAAAATAACTTTTTAAAATGGCTTTTTTATGAAAATTAA
- a CDS encoding DUF4249 family protein: MKKIPLYTVGFKSPKAFGSIYWFSRLIVLILLAYNTVCCRKLVEDDFPDFPSIPVINSILIADSLLKVHVSFTDKIGNSKLAGIENALVIVASGSRENDTLTSIGNSIYQAKTVVQPLETYTLQVTIPGYETIVCSNTIPDTPEILAIQSINYAGIDEEGNTYPALKVTFKNKPDEALYFQIAIKLIQYDTVTFAQLIHITDPVLLHEGVPIPVFSNELIKTDSYTMLLNYTSGSQNNLDPLLVELRAISYDYYLYLKQLYLYETGRYPTEVGTGAVTNFNLYSNIEDGYGIFAGYSLVVSDTVQPETYYY, from the coding sequence ATGAAAAAAATACCTCTATACACTGTTGGGTTTAAAAGTCCAAAAGCTTTTGGGTCAATTTATTGGTTTAGTCGGCTTATTGTTTTAATACTGCTTGCCTACAATACGGTATGTTGTCGAAAGCTTGTGGAGGACGATTTTCCTGACTTTCCATCCATTCCTGTAATTAACAGCATTTTAATTGCCGACAGTTTACTTAAAGTGCATGTATCGTTTACCGATAAAATCGGCAACTCGAAACTTGCAGGGATAGAAAATGCCCTTGTAATCGTGGCTTCAGGTTCGAGGGAGAATGATACCCTTACATCCATCGGAAATAGCATTTACCAGGCCAAAACTGTTGTTCAGCCACTTGAAACTTATACCCTTCAGGTCACGATTCCTGGCTATGAAACCATCGTTTGCAGCAACACCATTCCCGATACTCCTGAAATATTGGCGATACAAAGTATTAATTATGCCGGCATAGATGAAGAGGGCAATACATACCCTGCCCTGAAAGTAACATTTAAGAATAAGCCGGATGAAGCACTTTATTTTCAGATTGCAATTAAACTTATACAATACGATACAGTGACATTCGCCCAATTGATACACATCACAGATCCTGTTTTACTTCACGAAGGAGTTCCTATTCCTGTATTTAGCAACGAGCTGATTAAAACTGATTCGTATACCATGCTTCTTAATTATACTTCGGGCTCGCAGAATAACTTAGATCCACTTCTTGTTGAGCTTCGGGCAATTTCTTATGACTACTATCTGTATTTGAAGCAATTATACCTTTATGAAACAGGAAGGTACCCCACTGAAGTCGGTACAGGTGCAGTAACAAATTTTAATCTGTATTCGAATATCGAAGATGGATATGGCATTTTTGCGGGATATTCCCTGGTGGTTTCCGATACCGTTCAACCTGAAACTTATTATTATTAA